A genome region from Gossypium hirsutum isolate 1008001.06 chromosome A04, Gossypium_hirsutum_v2.1, whole genome shotgun sequence includes the following:
- the LOC107931215 gene encoding pentatricopeptide repeat-containing protein At2g29760, chloroplastic: MLPFEISPLLPLLESCKTIKQAFQVHAQIILNGFQHHVFPISRLISFFAFLGSEEGLNYSQIIFCQIEQPNQFIYNTMIRGFSHSKFPEKALVFYSSMLHQVNQSPNNFTFPFLLNSCARLSTLKPGIQVHSHIIKFGFDLDLYVGNALMHFYSVFKHLNDARIVFEGSLVRDLVSYNTMINGYGLVGRPGPALRLFRKMQESGIVPDEFTFVALLSAFSSLDDSRIGKQIHGFVYRNPSCVDSNGLLKAAILDMYAKSGLMDLADRVFSSMASNKSTAAWSSMISGYARRGETAAARRMFDQMDRRDLICWTAMISGYSQSGQYSEALELFAQMEYLGIRPDECTMAAVLSACAGLGALSLGERLHGRYIGGELCSQNIILSTALIDMYSKGGKIDSSLHMFHRIPKGLRTVSLFNSMISGLAQHGLGKSALAVFREMESVGLGPDSVSFVAVLSACSHSGLIEEGKELFRSMLDVYGIRPHKEHYGCMVDLLGRDGCLDEAYDLIRSMPFEANSVIWRALLGACKLHGNVKIGEVAAQKLIELEPDHGAHYVLLSNMLANTNKWEQAVRVRKLMEDKGIQKPPGWSYTEFQGTIHWFLASDKSHLQDKRIESMLHDMAMQLKSAGYVPNTAQVVFDIDEEEKETVVSYHSEKLALAFGLVNSSTGETIRIMKNLRVCGDCHSAFKLLSKIYCREIIVRDASRFHHFKNGCCSCKDFW, from the coding sequence ATGCTACCTTTTGAAATCTCACCACTATTGCCTTTGTTAGAATCTTGTAAAACCATCAAACAAGCATTTCAAGTCCATGCTCAAATAATCCTCAATGGCTTCCAACACCATGTCTTCCCCATTAGCAGACTCATCTCTTTCTTTGCCTTTCTGGGTTCCGAAGAGGGCCTTAACTACTCTCAGATTATCTTCTGCCAAATtgaacaaccaaatcaattcatataCAACACCATGATAAGGGGTTTTTCCCATAGTAAATTCCCTGAAAAAGCACTTGTCTTCTACTCATCCATGCTCCACCAAGTAAACCAATCTCCGAACAACTTCACTTTCCCATTCTTACTCAATTCCTGTGCAAGACTATCTACCCTTAAACCAGGAATTCAAGTTCACAGTCATATCATAAAATTTGGGTTTGACTTGGATCTTTATGTTGGGAATGCTTTGATGCATTTCTATTCggttttcaaacatttaaatGATGCCCGGATTGTATTTGAAGGAAGTCTTGTTAGAGACCTTGTTTCTTATAATACCATGATAAATGGGTATGGTTTAGTGGGCCGACCAGGGCCTGCTCTGCGTCTGTTTAGAAAAATGCAAGAGTCTGGCATTGTGCCAGATGAGTTCACTTTTGTTGCTTTGTTGTCTGCATTTTCATCATTGGATGATTCTAGGATTGGGAAACAGATTCATGGTTTTGTTTACAGGAACCCCTCTTGTGTTGACTCTAACGGATTGCTTAAGGCTGCTATTCTTGATATGTATGCAAAGTCTGGGTTGATGGATTTGGCTGACAGGGTGTTTAGCTCAATGGCAAGTAATAAAAGCACTGCAGCTTGGAGTTCCATGATATCGGGATATGCTCGACGTGGAGAAACTGCAGCTGCTAGAAGGATGTTTGATCAGATGGACCGACGGGATTTGATTTGTTGGACGGCTATGATTAGTGGTTATTCTCAGTCAGGACAATACAGTGAAGCATTGGAACTTTTTGCACAGATGGAATATTTGGGAATAAGACCAGATGAATGTACTATGGCTGCTGTTCTTTCAGCCTGTGCCGGACTCGGAGCTCTTAGTTTAGGTGAGAGGCTTCATGGTAGGTACATAGGGGGTGAGTTATGCAGCCAAAATATTATCCTTTCGACTGCATTAATCGATATGTATTCAAAAGGTGGAAAGATAGATTCTTCTCTACATATGTTTCACAGGATCCCGAAGGGTTTAAGGACCGTTTCACTTTTCAATTCCATGATCTCTGGTCTGGCTCAGCATGGTCTTGGTAAGTCTGCTTTAGCTGTTTTTAGGGAAATGGAATCAGTAGGGCTGGGACCAGATAGTGTTAGCTTTGTGGCAGTTTTATCCGCTTGCAGCCACAGTGGGCTAATTGAAGAGGGCAAAGAATTATTTAGATCAATGTTGGATGTGTATGGTATTAGACCACATAAGGAACATTATGGTTGCATGGTTGACCTCCTTGGCAGAGATGGTTGCTTGGATGAAGCTTATGATTTAATTCGAAGTATGCCATTTGAGGCCAATTCAGTAATATGGAGAGCTTTATTGGGTGCTTGTAAACTCCATGGAAATGTTAAGATTGGTGAAGTTGCTGCCCAAAAACTTATCGAACTGGAGCCTGATCATGGAGCTCATTACGTTTTGTTGTCCAACATGCTTGCCAATACGAACAAATGGGAACAAGCTGTGAGAGTTCGGAAGTTGATGGAAGATAAGGGCATCCAGAAGCCACCTGGGTGGAGCTATACTGAGTTTCAGGGGACAATTCATTGGTTTTTGGCTAGTGACAAGTCTCACTTGCAAGACAAAAGGATTGAATCCATGCTCCACGATATGGCAATGCAGCTTAAATCTGCCGGGTATGTTCCGAATACCGCACAAGTAGTGTTTGATATTGATGAAGAAGAGAAGGAAACTGTTGTCTCATATCACAGTGAGAAATTGGCATTGGCATTTGGGCTAGTCAACTCCAGTACTGGAGAAACCATAAGAATAATGAAGAACCTTCGTGTTTGCGGAGATTGTCACTCAGCCTTTAAGCTTCTATCTAAAATTTACTGTCGAGAAATCATAGTTAGGGATGCCAGCAGGTTCCACCATTTTAAGAATGGATGTTGCTCTTGTAAGGACTTTTGGTGA
- the LOC107931242 gene encoding LOW QUALITY PROTEIN: FAD synthase (The sequence of the model RefSeq protein was modified relative to this genomic sequence to represent the inferred CDS: inserted 1 base in 1 codon) has product MEIDKAIRESDDKRLKTKYNNAIYVIKRALALYSIEEVAFSFNGGKDSTVLLHLLRAGYFLHRVEQSCSNGVQIDFPIRTIYFESTSVFPEINTFTYDTSKTYGLQMDIIRTDFKSGLEALLKSKPIRAIFLGVRIGDPTAVGQEQFSPSSPGWPPFMRVNPILDWSYRDVWAFLLTCKVQYCSLYDQGYTSIGSIYDTVPNALLSISSTSSKEKFKPAYLLPDGRLERAGRVKKNSPLDGTRSPAVNNGLDSVNSHKNRMFTASIIXCGDEILFGTVEDQLGPSLCKKLHSIGWMTSRTTVVRNDIDSVAEEVDRCKSVSDLVFLYGGVGPLHSDVTSAGVAKAFGVRLAPDEEFEEFLRHLIGDHCTGDRNEMAQLPEGITELLHHEKLPVPLIKCCNVIVLSATNASELEKQWDCLIELTGSDGFLVTIESYSSKRLTTNLTDVETAQPLSKLCLEFPDLYIGCFRRSRQGPLVISFEGKDPSRVQAGVEALCKKFNAGAFSEVN; this is encoded by the exons ATGGAGATCGATAAAGCAATCAGAGAAAGTGATGATAAGAGGCTTAAGACCAAGTACAACAACGCCATCTATGTTATTAAAAGAGCACTTGCTCTTTACTC TATTGAAGAGGTTGCTTTCAGCTTCAATGGAGGAAAGGATTCTACT GTTTTGCTGCACCTTCTTAGGGCTGGCTATTTTTTGCATAGAGTGGAACAAAGTTGTTCTAATGGGGTTCAGATAGATTTTCCAATTCGAACAATATATTTTGAGAGCACTTCTGTGTTCCCCGAGATAAATACATTTACCTATGATACATCCAAGac TTATGGCTTGCAAATGGATATTATCCGCACGGATTTCAAGTCCGGTTTAGAGGCTTTGCTAAAGTCTAAACCAATCAGAGCGATATTTCTTGGTGTCCGAATTGGTGATCCTACTGCG GTAGGCCAAGAGCAGTTCTCCCCTAGCTCACCAGGATGGCCGCCTTTCATGAGAGTAAATCCTATCTTGGACTGGTCATACAG AGATGTGTGGGCTTTCCTCTTAACCTGCAAGGTCCAATACTGCAGTCTTTATGACCAAGG TTACACTTCAATTGGAAGCATTTATGATACAGTGCCAAATGCATTGCTTTCCATCAGCAGCACCTCCAGCAAAGAGAAATTTAAACCTGCATATTTGCTTCCTGATGGAAGACTAGAAAGGGCTGGGAGAGTTAAAAAGAATTCTCCTCTAGATGGCACTCGTTCTCCTGCTGTCAACAATGGCCTAGACAGTGTGAATTCACACAAAAACAGGATGTTTACTGCCTCAATAA GGTGTGGGGATGAGATTCT GTTTGGCACTGTTGAGGATCAGTTGGGACCTTCATTGTGCAAAAAGCTCCATTCTATAGGTTGGATGACATCACGAACTACTGTTGTTAGGAATGAT ATAGATTCTGTGGCTGAAGAGGTTGATCGATGTAAATCTGTCAGTGACTTG GTATTTTTGTATGGAGGAGTGGGCCCTTTGCATTCTGATGTTACTTCAGCTGGTGTGGCAAAGGCTTTTGGGGTTCGCCTG GCTCCTGATGAAGAGTTTGAGGAATTTCTAAGGCATCTTATTGGTGACCACTGCACTGGTGATCGAAATGAG ATGGCTCAGTTACCCGAAGGCATCACTGAACTATTGCATCACGAAAAGCTGCCGGTGCCTCTG ATCAAATGCTGTAATGTAATTGTACTTTCTGCAACAAATGCTTCCGAGCTGGAAAAGCAGTGGGATTGTCTGATCGAATTGACTGGATCTGATGGCTTCTTAGTGACAATCGAATCATACTCCTCGAAGCGCTTGACGACAAATCTAACAGAT GTAGAAACTGCTCAACCCCTATCCAAACTTTGTCTTGAATTTCCAGACCTTTACATTG GCTGTTTCCGCAGATCTAGACAAGGACCTCTCGTAATTAGCTTTGAGGGCAAG GATCCATCTAGAGTTCAGGCAGGTGTTGAAGCATTGTGCAAGAAGTTCAATGCAGGGGCATTCTCTGAAGTCAACTAG